The following proteins are co-located in the Syntrophorhabdaceae bacterium genome:
- a CDS encoding membrane dipeptidase, with protein sequence MRRREFLSLCLGVMAASFAGKGAVFAAESADEADPLKGITIIDAHSHPDEFFTVRSGGDSSSSMSSIKQLGMSATAFCAVGDSKQPGGFWEESFPGLMAQLGRAMRYVESGKTKLILKTSDVASHVAPGEPTGCILGIEGANPLQEGLDRFDEVHRMGVRIITLGHYMASAFTDVMGEPPRHGGLSLLGRSAIERMDRLGIIIDAAHASSDSLAQMAEITKRPIIDSHTSPSPGYGRATGRFRGSREMEIIAKTNGIVCTWPMAYRRGDYRRESFLDWAQEILEMKKRIGMEHVGLGTDGGGHLPARIKGYSDVRDLRKLAQAMTEVGLTREDIAAYMGGNFLRVFKAYTG encoded by the coding sequence ATGAGAAGACGTGAGTTCTTATCTTTGTGTCTCGGGGTCATGGCGGCCTCATTCGCCGGCAAAGGTGCGGTTTTCGCAGCCGAATCTGCGGACGAAGCCGATCCGCTCAAAGGTATTACGATTATCGACGCCCATTCCCACCCGGACGAATTCTTTACCGTGAGAAGCGGCGGTGACTCAAGTTCGTCTATGTCAAGCATTAAACAGCTCGGCATGAGCGCAACCGCCTTCTGCGCGGTCGGCGATTCAAAACAGCCGGGAGGGTTCTGGGAAGAATCGTTCCCCGGACTCATGGCCCAACTCGGGCGCGCCATGCGCTACGTGGAATCGGGGAAGACAAAGCTGATACTTAAGACATCGGATGTCGCAAGTCATGTGGCCCCTGGCGAGCCTACCGGTTGTATCCTCGGCATCGAAGGGGCGAACCCGCTTCAAGAGGGGCTTGACCGCTTCGACGAGGTACACCGCATGGGCGTGCGCATCATTACGCTCGGCCATTACATGGCGAGCGCTTTTACGGACGTGATGGGGGAACCTCCGCGGCACGGCGGACTCTCCTTACTCGGCAGATCGGCCATCGAAAGGATGGACAGGTTGGGCATCATCATCGACGCGGCCCATGCATCCTCCGATTCCCTCGCGCAGATGGCCGAGATCACAAAAAGACCGATCATCGATTCTCATACGAGCCCCTCTCCAGGCTACGGCCGGGCAACCGGCAGGTTCCGTGGTTCAAGAGAGATGGAGATTATCGCCAAGACCAACGGGATCGTCTGTACCTGGCCCATGGCCTATCGCCGTGGAGATTACCGGCGCGAGAGTTTTCTCGATTGGGCACAGGAAATCCTGGAGATGAAGAAACGTATCGGCATGGAGCACGTGGGCCTGGGTACGGACGGAGGCGGTCACCTGCCGGCGAGGATTAAGGGGTATTCGGATGTGCGGGACTTAAGAAAGCTCGCACAAGCCATGACAGAGGTGGGGCTTACCCGCGAGGACATCGCGGCCTATATGGGCGGGAATTTTCTGCGCGTATTCAAGGCGTATACCGGCTGA
- the bioA gene encoding adenosylmethionine--8-amino-7-oxononanoate transaminase, with protein sequence MQDVKTLTQWDKKYIWHPFTQMGDYLNEKPLIIEEGEGSYLIDVDGNRYIDGVSSLWVLVHGHGKRELIDAIDRQSKMLCHSTLLGLANTQSIVLARKLVDITPKGLTKVFYSDNGSTSVEIALKMAYQYWQQRGEKKKKRFISFTNGYHGDTIGSVSVGGIDLFHKVYGPLLFKTYKAPSPYCYRCPLKLEKASCHMACVQAFRKIVKERKEEVCAVVLEPLVQGAGGMIVQPSGYLKAVADITREAGLLFIADEVATGFGRTGHMFACDKERVEPDFLCLSKGITGGYLPLAATLTTEQVFDGFLGPFDAFKTFFHGHTYTGNPLASSVAIENIDLFAREKTLQKMKAKIALLTKGLKRFLDLTHVGEVRQQGFMVGIEMVKNKKTKRAYAPGEKMGQKVIQEARRHGVIIRPLGDVIVLMPPLAIEDATLKRLVDVTYESIRAVTGA encoded by the coding sequence ATGCAGGATGTAAAAACGCTCACCCAATGGGACAAGAAATATATCTGGCACCCGTTTACGCAAATGGGAGACTACCTCAATGAGAAACCCCTGATCATTGAGGAGGGAGAGGGCTCCTATCTTATCGATGTGGATGGAAACCGCTATATAGACGGGGTGTCGTCGCTCTGGGTGCTCGTCCACGGTCACGGCAAAAGGGAGCTCATCGACGCTATCGACAGACAGTCAAAGATGCTTTGCCATTCGACGCTTCTCGGCCTTGCCAATACCCAGTCTATCGTGCTTGCCCGTAAGCTCGTTGATATCACCCCAAAGGGCCTCACAAAAGTCTTCTATTCCGATAACGGCTCCACGTCGGTGGAGATCGCGCTTAAGATGGCCTACCAGTACTGGCAACAGCGGGGCGAGAAGAAGAAAAAAAGGTTCATCTCATTCACGAACGGGTATCACGGGGACACTATCGGATCGGTGAGCGTGGGCGGCATAGACCTGTTCCACAAGGTGTACGGGCCGCTCCTCTTTAAGACCTATAAGGCGCCCTCGCCGTACTGCTACCGATGCCCGCTCAAGCTGGAGAAGGCTTCATGCCACATGGCCTGCGTGCAGGCATTCAGAAAGATCGTGAAAGAACGTAAAGAGGAAGTCTGCGCCGTTGTCTTGGAGCCGCTCGTCCAGGGGGCAGGCGGTATGATCGTTCAGCCTTCGGGATATCTAAAGGCGGTTGCCGACATTACGAGAGAGGCCGGACTTCTCTTTATCGCGGATGAGGTGGCAACGGGCTTCGGCAGGACAGGCCACATGTTCGCCTGCGACAAAGAACGCGTGGAACCCGATTTCCTCTGCCTGTCCAAGGGCATTACCGGCGGATACCTGCCCCTTGCGGCAACGCTCACCACTGAGCAGGTCTTTGACGGTTTCCTCGGTCCTTTTGACGCCTTCAAAACCTTTTTCCACGGCCACACATATACGGGTAACCCTCTGGCCTCAAGCGTGGCTATCGAGAACATCGATCTGTTTGCCAGGGAAAAGACCCTGCAGAAGATGAAAGCTAAGATTGCGCTTCTTACCAAAGGGCTCAAAAGGTTCTTAGACCTCACCCACGTGGGGGAAGTCAGGCAGCAGGGCTTCATGGTCGGCATCGAGATGGTGAAGAACAAGAAGACCAAAAGGGCATACGCACCCGGCGAGAAGATGGGGCAGAAGGTCATTCAAGAGGCGAGAAGGCATGGCGTCATCATACGTCCGCTCGGCGATGTTATCGTGCTTATGCCTCCGCTCGCCATCGAAGATGCGACGCTCAAAAGACTCGTGGATGTAACCTACGAGAGCATCCGTGCGGTCACGGGGGCCTAA